One genomic region from Jilunia laotingensis encodes:
- a CDS encoding beta-N-acetylhexosaminidase, whose amino-acid sequence MNLSKHYGKLLAAPLSLLLFGLIACQGKVSENQYSVIPQPNELHPVSGNFRFDNSTVFHVSSALDKTCSSMIDSLIRQIEITSGYRMKAEIVEDNEAMPQNGITFSLNKNIAPEGYELTIDPNDVSVQASDRSGIFYAIQTLKQLMPTAIYGKQAVADAQWTLPCVEIKDAPRFGYRGVMIDVARHFFPKEEMKRVIDLMALHKLNNLHWHLSDDQGWRIEIKKYPKLTEIGSIRNKTMIRKEWDNYDTTPYGGFFTQEEIKEIVKYADERCINVIPEIDLPGHMMAALAAYPNLGCTGGPYEVSGQWGVRDDVLCPGKEETFTFIEGVLTEVMELFPSKLIHIGGDECPKVRWEKCPHCQARIKKEGLKANQKHSAEFFLQSYVTARVEKFLNDHGRQIIGWDEILEGELAPNATVMSWRGMDGGIEAARLHHPVIMTPNTYVYLDYYPTLNTQDEPLAIGGYNPIEKVYSLDPVPSALNEDERAYIIGAQGNLWAEYILSSDHLEYMLLPRLAALSEVQWTQTGNKNWDRFLGSLDHIISVYNEMGVNYGKHIYEISATYDVPSTDGTVMVTLSTQGDAPIYYTLDGNEPSEQSQLYKEPIQIKENSTLQAMVKRENMKTRIFKKEFRFNKATGKLPTLNSAPTEKYTFAGASILTDGLRGDFNYSTGYWMGFMNEPMDITIDLGTPTTVSSVKIGTMIQVGEWIFPPTKITVWTAGKDNNFLKQGETEIPLATADIKDGLIEYSCLFKETEANKIRILIDTTSAIPDWHGARNEKAHMFIDEVIVE is encoded by the coding sequence ATGAATTTATCAAAACACTACGGCAAACTGCTTGCCGCTCCTTTGTCACTTCTTTTATTTGGCCTGATCGCATGTCAGGGAAAAGTAAGTGAGAACCAGTATTCCGTTATTCCACAACCTAATGAATTACATCCAGTTTCCGGAAATTTCCGATTCGACAATTCTACCGTCTTTCATGTTTCGTCAGCATTGGATAAGACTTGTTCCTCGATGATCGACTCTCTGATACGGCAAATTGAAATCACATCCGGTTACCGGATGAAAGCTGAAATCGTGGAAGACAACGAAGCAATGCCTCAAAACGGAATAACTTTTTCATTGAACAAAAATATCGCACCGGAAGGATATGAATTAACGATAGATCCCAATGACGTATCTGTTCAAGCTTCCGACCGTAGTGGAATATTTTATGCTATACAAACATTAAAACAACTTATGCCTACTGCGATATATGGCAAACAAGCCGTGGCCGATGCACAATGGACATTACCTTGCGTTGAAATAAAAGACGCTCCCCGTTTTGGTTACCGTGGAGTCATGATCGATGTAGCACGTCATTTTTTCCCGAAAGAAGAGATGAAAAGGGTTATAGATTTGATGGCTTTGCATAAACTGAATAATCTTCATTGGCATCTATCAGATGATCAGGGATGGCGGATTGAAATAAAAAAGTACCCGAAGCTAACAGAAATAGGCAGTATCCGAAATAAAACGATGATACGTAAAGAATGGGACAACTACGACACTACTCCTTATGGAGGATTCTTCACGCAAGAAGAAATAAAGGAGATTGTGAAATATGCCGATGAGCGATGTATCAATGTCATCCCGGAAATAGACCTTCCCGGACATATGATGGCAGCTTTGGCAGCTTATCCCAATTTAGGATGTACCGGTGGACCTTACGAAGTATCCGGTCAATGGGGTGTACGCGATGATGTACTATGTCCGGGAAAAGAGGAGACCTTCACCTTCATTGAGGGCGTATTAACTGAAGTAATGGAATTATTCCCTTCAAAATTGATCCACATTGGCGGAGACGAGTGCCCGAAAGTTCGTTGGGAAAAATGTCCACATTGTCAAGCACGTATCAAGAAAGAAGGGTTGAAGGCCAACCAAAAACATAGTGCTGAATTTTTCCTACAAAGCTATGTCACCGCTCGTGTAGAAAAGTTCCTGAACGATCATGGGCGTCAGATCATCGGCTGGGATGAAATTCTTGAAGGAGAATTGGCTCCCAATGCGACCGTTATGTCGTGGAGAGGAATGGACGGAGGTATTGAGGCTGCCCGTCTTCACCATCCGGTCATCATGACACCGAACACATATGTATATCTGGATTATTACCCTACACTTAACACTCAAGATGAACCACTGGCCATCGGTGGATATAATCCGATTGAAAAAGTATATTCTTTAGATCCGGTTCCCTCTGCATTGAATGAGGACGAACGTGCTTATATCATCGGAGCGCAAGGCAACTTATGGGCTGAATATATTTTAAGCAGCGATCATCTTGAATATATGCTTCTCCCCCGTCTTGCCGCGTTGAGTGAGGTACAATGGACACAAACCGGAAATAAGAACTGGGATCGTTTTCTAGGTAGTCTGGATCATATTATAAGTGTCTATAATGAGATGGGCGTGAACTATGGAAAACATATATATGAAATATCAGCTACATACGATGTGCCTTCAACAGACGGAACAGTTATGGTAACTCTCTCCACTCAGGGAGATGCACCCATCTATTACACGCTGGACGGCAACGAACCGAGCGAACAAAGCCAGCTTTATAAGGAACCGATCCAAATTAAAGAAAACTCCACATTACAAGCAATGGTTAAGAGAGAGAATATGAAGACCCGAATATTCAAAAAGGAATTCCGATTCAACAAAGCTACCGGTAAACTGCCTACTTTAAATTCTGCCCCCACAGAAAAGTATACTTTTGCTGGTGCTTCTATTCTCACCGATGGACTACGTGGTGATTTCAATTACAGTACTGGCTACTGGATGGGATTCATGAATGAACCAATGGACATTACTATTGACTTGGGAACTCCTACAACAGTTTCTTCTGTAAAAATAGGCACAATGATACAAGTCGGTGAATGGATATTTCCTCCAACAAAAATAACCGTATGGACAGCCGGTAAAGATAATAACTTTCTCAAACAGGGTGAGACTGAAATTCCACTCGCAACGGCAGATATCAAAGACGGGCTGATTGAGTATAGTTGCCTATTTAAAGAAACGGAAGCTAATAAAATCAGAATATTGATTGATACGACTTCAGCCATTCCCGACTGGCATGGTGCAAGAAATGAAAAAGCCCACATGTTTATTGATGAAGTAATAGTAGAATAA